The Candidatus Caldatribacterium sp. genome has a window encoding:
- a CDS encoding ribonuclease HI family protein, with product MPELRTLPPLNLPQECFVFIDGASKGNPGESAVAFVICDPEGNILFEMASRIGIATNNEAEYWALVLALNFLKQWRVERLTIFSDSELLVRQIEGTYKVRATRLLPLYSLVRERIQEFPLCTITYVPREKNTRADSLASEILTSRIRL from the coding sequence AGAATGTTTCGTCTTCATTGATGGAGCCTCTAAAGGAAACCCGGGGGAAAGTGCCGTAGCTTTCGTCATTTGTGATCCTGAAGGGAATATTCTCTTTGAGATGGCTTCCCGGATCGGAATTGCTACCAACAATGAGGCAGAGTACTGGGCACTTGTCCTTGCTTTGAATTTTCTGAAACAGTGGAGAGTTGAACGGCTCACCATCTTCTCTGACAGCGAACTCTTAGTCCGTCAAATCGAGGGAACCTACAAGGTACGAGCTACAAGACTTCTGCCCTTGTACTCTCTCGTGAGAGAGCGCATTCAGGAGTTCCCTTTGTGCACCATTACTTACGTCCCCCGAGAAAAGAACACAAGAGCCGATTCCCTCGCCTCAGAAATACTCACATCCCGTATTCGGTTATAA